A region of Paractinoplanes abujensis DNA encodes the following proteins:
- a CDS encoding GNAT family N-acetyltransferase: MTDVAVWPLTIRLRRPEDLDQCVDVLRQVRLVNGYPAKWPSDPGAWLDRPEFDQAWVAESKPGLLVGHVAVQNGREVTRLFVTPAARRLGVASAMLNHVSIWAGGRLILSVVDKPGSPAVAFYESTGWRYTRTTTADGTGPRGEAVRLRHYVR; the protein is encoded by the coding sequence GTGACTGATGTAGCTGTGTGGCCCCTCACCATCCGACTTCGGCGGCCCGAGGACCTCGACCAGTGCGTCGACGTTCTGCGTCAGGTGCGCCTGGTCAACGGCTACCCGGCGAAATGGCCGTCGGATCCGGGGGCCTGGCTGGACCGGCCCGAGTTCGATCAGGCGTGGGTGGCCGAGAGCAAGCCCGGCCTGCTCGTCGGCCACGTGGCCGTGCAGAACGGCCGGGAGGTCACGCGGTTGTTCGTCACGCCCGCGGCCCGCCGCCTGGGTGTGGCCAGTGCCATGCTCAACCATGTGAGCATCTGGGCCGGCGGCCGGCTCATCCTCAGCGTCGTGGACAAGCCGGGTTCCCCTGCGGTCGCGTTCTACGAGAGCACAGGATGGCGATACACGCGCACGACGACCGCTGACGGGACCGGTCCACGCGGGGAGGCCGTGCGGTTGCGGCACTACGTCCGCTAG
- a CDS encoding putative bifunctional diguanylate cyclase/phosphodiesterase, which translates to MSFLRAPRTVTWVLAVLLAALAGYAVLANWQQAQRVRSVAAAGGDSDAYQEAAFALTTEMAMLQGTMIEPDGEEHVELLDANRETQAAMVRMAAVDEEHRETAGELAEHHRKLHMVIVGFLAQVDRGDDGAARATIEDVLEPEYTVMMRTLLHEQEHHLADYDRQEGESLRDSRDSVIAVIVVFVLGLAALGGLGLSRRALRRQVEAMAATDPLTGLLNRTAFTTRAGVAVETGRPTVLIINVDGFRDVNEQLGHRIGDLLLVEAGRRLASLVRSGDDVVARLGGDEFAVLLHGDDPQIGESIAARLTEAFDSSFVLDEVTVDLEVSIGAHTARDGEDVVTVLRHADTAMHDAKQHRAGFHRFREEPRQDVAARLSLLGDLRRALDDPGQLTLNYQPKIAVETGALVGVEALARWTHPTRGPISPADFIPVLEVTNLMHRFTEHVLMLALRQTRAWLDAGHRVPVAVNVSTRSLLDPDFPARVAALLAETGVPGDLLSIEVTEYALMSDPETAIEALNRLRAAGVKSSIDDYGTGYSSMTYLKVLPIAELKIDRSFVLDLAENNSSRALVASTVELGHRLGLTVVAEGVEDEAAAAALREIGCDTAQGYHFAKPLPAEALTARLTDRELADAGPRG; encoded by the coding sequence GTGTCGTTCCTGCGCGCGCCCCGCACCGTGACCTGGGTGCTGGCGGTCCTGCTGGCTGCCCTGGCCGGCTACGCCGTGCTGGCGAACTGGCAGCAGGCCCAGCGCGTGCGGTCCGTCGCGGCGGCTGGTGGCGACTCCGACGCGTACCAGGAAGCCGCCTTCGCGCTCACCACCGAGATGGCGATGCTGCAGGGCACGATGATCGAGCCCGACGGCGAGGAACACGTCGAGCTGCTCGACGCCAACCGGGAGACCCAAGCCGCGATGGTCCGCATGGCCGCGGTGGACGAGGAGCACCGCGAAACCGCCGGCGAACTGGCCGAGCACCACCGCAAACTGCACATGGTCATCGTCGGTTTCCTGGCCCAGGTCGACCGCGGCGACGACGGCGCGGCCCGGGCCACCATCGAGGACGTGCTGGAGCCCGAATACACGGTCATGATGCGGACCCTGCTGCACGAGCAGGAACACCACCTGGCCGACTACGACCGCCAGGAGGGCGAGTCCCTGCGTGACTCCCGCGACTCGGTCATCGCGGTGATCGTCGTGTTCGTGCTCGGCCTCGCCGCGCTGGGCGGCCTCGGCCTGTCCCGCCGCGCGCTGCGCCGCCAGGTCGAGGCGATGGCCGCCACCGACCCGCTGACCGGCCTGCTCAACCGCACCGCCTTCACCACCCGCGCCGGCGTGGCCGTGGAGACCGGCCGGCCCACCGTGCTGATCATCAACGTGGACGGGTTCCGCGACGTCAACGAGCAGCTCGGGCACCGCATCGGCGACCTGCTGCTGGTCGAGGCGGGCCGGCGTCTGGCGTCGCTGGTGCGCTCGGGCGACGACGTGGTGGCCCGGCTGGGCGGCGACGAGTTCGCCGTCCTCCTGCACGGCGACGACCCGCAGATCGGCGAGAGCATCGCGGCCCGGCTCACCGAGGCCTTCGACAGCTCGTTCGTGCTCGACGAGGTGACCGTCGACCTCGAGGTGAGCATCGGCGCGCACACCGCCCGCGACGGCGAGGACGTCGTCACCGTGCTGCGCCACGCCGACACCGCCATGCACGACGCCAAGCAGCATCGGGCCGGCTTCCACCGTTTCCGCGAGGAGCCCCGCCAGGACGTGGCGGCGCGCCTGTCGCTGCTGGGCGACCTGCGCCGGGCCCTGGACGACCCGGGTCAGCTCACCCTCAACTACCAGCCGAAGATCGCGGTCGAGACCGGCGCTCTGGTCGGTGTGGAGGCCCTGGCCCGCTGGACCCACCCCACCCGCGGCCCGATCTCGCCGGCCGACTTCATCCCCGTTCTCGAGGTCACCAACCTCATGCACCGCTTCACCGAGCACGTGCTGATGCTGGCGCTGCGGCAGACCCGGGCCTGGCTCGACGCCGGGCATCGCGTGCCGGTCGCCGTCAACGTGTCGACGCGCAGCCTGCTCGACCCCGACTTCCCGGCGCGGGTGGCGGCCCTGCTGGCCGAGACCGGCGTGCCCGGGGACCTGCTGTCGATCGAGGTGACCGAGTACGCCCTGATGAGCGACCCGGAGACCGCGATCGAGGCGCTGAACCGGCTGCGCGCGGCCGGCGTCAAGTCCTCGATCGACGACTACGGCACCGGCTACTCGTCGATGACCTACCTGAAGGTCCTGCCGATCGCCGAGCTGAAGATCGACCGTTCCTTCGTCCTGGACCTCGCGGAGAACAACAGCAGCCGCGCGCTGGTGGCCTCCACCGTCGAACTGGGCCACCGCCTGGGCCTGACCGTGGTCGCCGAGGGCGTGGAGGACGAGGCCGCCGCCGCGGCCCTGCGCGAGATCGGCTGCGACACCGCTCAGGGCTACCACTTCGCCAAGCCGCTGCCCGCCGAGGCTCTGACGGCCCGCCTCACCGATCGCGAACTGGCGGACGCCGGTCCGCGCGGCTGA
- a CDS encoding class I SAM-dependent methyltransferase: MTADLFDATAMYEEDYLYFFAGGSEAPTHGPLVGTAYREDAAVELIWRLLDLAPGLAVLDLGCGHGTMANSLAARGCRVTGLDSSAVFLERARADAAKAGLDVDFVAGDMRALPDWAGRFDRVINWTTAYGYFDDATNRTVLTEIARVLRPGGRLAMDVDNLPRFLASCPPSRITATRENGDMLVDRHHLDPLTMRFEVERTVIRDGRARRLTFVKRLFALPELRDWLLAAGFTAVGGYGEDGEPLTADHHRMVVTATR; encoded by the coding sequence ATGACGGCGGATCTGTTCGACGCGACGGCCATGTACGAAGAGGACTATCTGTACTTCTTCGCCGGTGGGAGCGAGGCACCGACCCACGGCCCCCTGGTGGGCACCGCGTATCGGGAGGATGCGGCCGTCGAGCTGATCTGGCGCCTGCTCGACCTGGCGCCGGGGCTGGCGGTGCTCGACCTCGGCTGCGGTCACGGCACGATGGCCAACTCGCTGGCCGCGCGTGGCTGCCGGGTCACCGGCCTCGACTCGTCGGCGGTCTTCCTGGAGCGGGCCCGGGCCGACGCGGCGAAGGCCGGGCTCGACGTCGATTTCGTGGCCGGGGACATGCGGGCGCTGCCGGACTGGGCGGGCCGGTTCGATCGCGTGATCAACTGGACCACCGCGTACGGGTACTTCGACGACGCGACCAACCGTACGGTCCTGACCGAGATCGCGCGGGTGCTGCGGCCCGGCGGCCGGCTCGCCATGGACGTGGACAACCTGCCGCGCTTCCTGGCGTCGTGCCCGCCGTCGCGGATCACGGCGACCCGCGAGAACGGCGACATGCTGGTCGACCGGCACCACCTCGACCCGCTGACCATGCGGTTCGAGGTGGAACGGACGGTGATCCGCGACGGCCGGGCCCGCCGCCTGACGTTCGTGAAACGGCTGTTCGCCCTGCCCGAGCTGCGCGACTGGCTGCTCGCGGCCGGCTTCACCGCGGTCGGCGGCTACGGCGAGGACGGCGAGCCGTTGACCGCGGATCACCACCGCATGGTCGTGACGGCTACGCGCTGA
- a CDS encoding glycoside hydrolase family 16 protein, protein MRKSRFLIAATALTVTLGAGLAVGSRNDTAEAAVVWNEDFNGPAGAGVDTSKWNFDVGGHGWGNQELQYYTDGTSNVAMDGEGHLVITARKGSGGHNDCWNGACQFTSGRIQTSGKFTQQYGRVEARIKVPDGSGLWPAFWMLGGGNWPADGEIDIMEVVGREPNQLFGTLHGPGYSGGASYGNQIVSGTPWHQDFHTYAVDWSPNLIVWTVDGNEFFRATPESLRAAKGNVDWVFEHPYFIILNLAVGGNFGQGNPAGLPGESRMLIDYVHVSA, encoded by the coding sequence ATGCGCAAGTCACGGTTTCTGATCGCGGCCACCGCCCTCACGGTGACCCTGGGCGCGGGCCTCGCGGTCGGCTCCCGCAACGACACCGCCGAGGCCGCAGTGGTCTGGAACGAGGATTTCAACGGTCCCGCGGGCGCCGGGGTCGACACCTCGAAGTGGAACTTCGACGTCGGCGGCCACGGCTGGGGCAACCAGGAGTTGCAGTACTACACCGACGGCACGAGCAACGTGGCCATGGACGGCGAAGGCCACCTGGTGATTACCGCCCGTAAGGGCAGCGGCGGTCACAACGACTGCTGGAACGGGGCCTGCCAGTTCACCTCGGGCCGCATCCAGACCTCCGGCAAGTTCACCCAGCAGTACGGCCGGGTCGAGGCGCGGATCAAGGTGCCGGACGGCTCCGGTCTCTGGCCCGCGTTCTGGATGCTGGGCGGCGGCAACTGGCCTGCCGACGGCGAGATCGACATCATGGAGGTCGTCGGCCGCGAACCCAACCAGCTGTTCGGCACGCTGCACGGCCCCGGCTACTCGGGCGGCGCGTCCTACGGCAACCAGATCGTCTCGGGCACCCCGTGGCACCAGGACTTCCACACGTACGCCGTGGACTGGTCACCCAACCTGATCGTCTGGACCGTGGACGGCAACGAGTTCTTCCGGGCCACCCCGGAGTCGCTGCGGGCCGCCAAGGGCAACGTCGACTGGGTGTTCGAGCACCCCTACTTCATCATCCTCAACCTGGCCGTGGGCGGGAACTTCGGTCAGGGCAACCCGGCCGGCCTGCCCGGCGAGAGCCGCATGCTGATCGACTACGTGCACGTCAGCGCGTAG
- a CDS encoding LacI family DNA-binding transcriptional regulator translates to MREATLRDVATRAGVSIRTVSNVVNGYAPVSDTLRAKVETALSELDYRPNLIARNLKQGRSGMLCLVVPELDVPYFAELARAVIAAGRRHGYAVMVDQTDADPVRERELLTRNSRLTLFDGLILSPLTLSAQELRERGNKTPVVLLGEHIFDGSFSHVAIDNVAAARDATAHLISLGRTRIAAVGDQPYRTGETAQLRTAGYRQALERAGLPYDPALVRPTERFHRRLGATAATALMALDSPPDAIFCYNDLLALGAVRGLLTAGVRVPDDVAVIGIDGIEEGEFATPSLSTIVPDKQAIATLAVESLVALIEGGVAPAPAEVRAAHTLLPRESTIGR, encoded by the coding sequence ATGCGCGAGGCCACGCTGCGGGATGTGGCGACCCGGGCCGGGGTGTCGATCCGTACGGTGTCGAACGTCGTGAACGGCTACGCCCCGGTCTCCGACACCCTGCGGGCCAAGGTGGAGACGGCGCTGAGCGAGCTCGACTACCGGCCCAACCTGATCGCCCGCAACCTCAAGCAGGGCCGCAGCGGCATGCTCTGCCTGGTCGTGCCCGAACTCGACGTGCCCTACTTCGCCGAACTGGCGCGGGCGGTCATCGCGGCCGGCCGCCGGCACGGTTACGCGGTCATGGTCGACCAGACCGACGCCGACCCCGTACGGGAGAGAGAACTGCTCACCCGCAACTCGCGGCTCACCCTGTTCGACGGCCTGATCCTCAGCCCGCTCACGCTCAGCGCCCAGGAGCTGCGCGAACGCGGCAACAAGACCCCGGTCGTGCTGCTCGGCGAGCACATCTTCGACGGCAGCTTCTCGCACGTGGCGATCGACAACGTGGCCGCCGCCCGCGACGCCACCGCGCATCTGATCAGCCTCGGCCGCACCCGCATCGCCGCCGTCGGCGACCAGCCCTACCGTACGGGCGAGACCGCCCAGCTGCGCACGGCCGGTTACCGGCAGGCCCTGGAACGGGCCGGCCTCCCGTACGATCCCGCGCTCGTGCGGCCGACCGAACGCTTCCACCGCCGCCTCGGCGCCACCGCCGCCACGGCCCTGATGGCGCTCGACTCCCCACCCGACGCGATCTTCTGCTACAACGACCTGCTCGCCCTGGGCGCCGTCCGCGGCCTGCTCACCGCCGGGGTGCGGGTGCCCGACGACGTGGCCGTGATCGGCATCGACGGCATCGAGGAGGGCGAGTTCGCCACGCCCAGCCTCAGCACGATCGTCCCCGACAAACAAGCGATCGCGACACTGGCCGTCGAAAGCCTGGTCGCCCTGATCGAGGGGGGCGTGGCCCCGGCCCCGGCCGAGGTGCGGGCCGCCCACACGCTGCTGCCCCGCGAAAGCACCATCGGCCGCTGA
- a CDS encoding ABC transporter substrate-binding protein: MTTRRSLLAGAAGAGALTALAACGGGDDTTTSQPLTASSSAGPLSGSLTIWSRSGDLFKVFDAAIKKFTAANPGVTVDHQAVDIDAKLANTLISGAGVPDGSFWDDAKIAGQAEHLYDLTALIAPYRDKIAPQKLSVNTVGGKVYGVPWDLNPGLLYYREDLLQDASIDPAGLATYDDLLTASRKLRERNAKAKPIHLDADPFLGQLWLEMLANQQGTSLSDDQGKLRLDSEEYRRILTWIKSAVDDQLVTHTPYLKPADIAALEDGTQAFVPWAIWFDFAPQTLLSKTKGKWRAAPLPAWTPGGARSGAMGGSSFVIPAKAKNPELAWRLYEYLTVSDEGIKAVYGPSDTYPGGLNTSVPAFLPALDAAAPLFQPVEALGGQDLWKVAVEASKTIPAAAPIPAWWAKSVDYLGNNLQRLIQGQMSPDDVIAESTQQIQRLVDRA, from the coding sequence ATGACAACTCGACGTTCCCTCCTCGCCGGCGCGGCCGGCGCCGGAGCCCTGACCGCCCTGGCCGCCTGCGGCGGCGGCGACGACACCACGACCTCCCAGCCGCTGACCGCGTCGTCCTCCGCCGGCCCGCTCAGCGGATCCCTGACGATCTGGAGCCGTTCGGGCGACCTGTTCAAGGTCTTCGACGCCGCCATCAAGAAGTTCACCGCGGCCAACCCCGGCGTGACCGTCGACCACCAGGCCGTCGATATCGACGCCAAGCTGGCCAACACGCTAATCTCCGGGGCCGGTGTGCCCGACGGCTCGTTCTGGGACGACGCCAAGATCGCCGGCCAGGCCGAGCACCTGTACGACCTGACCGCGCTCATCGCCCCGTACCGCGACAAGATCGCCCCGCAGAAGCTGAGCGTGAACACGGTCGGCGGCAAGGTCTACGGCGTGCCCTGGGACCTCAACCCGGGCCTGCTCTACTACCGCGAGGACCTGCTGCAGGACGCGAGCATCGACCCGGCCGGCCTGGCCACGTACGACGATCTGCTCACCGCGAGCCGCAAGCTGCGGGAACGCAATGCCAAGGCCAAGCCGATCCACCTCGACGCCGACCCGTTCCTGGGCCAGCTCTGGCTCGAGATGCTGGCCAACCAGCAGGGCACCAGCCTCAGCGACGACCAGGGCAAACTGCGCCTGGACTCCGAGGAGTACCGCCGCATCCTCACCTGGATCAAGTCGGCGGTGGACGACCAGCTGGTCACCCACACCCCGTACCTCAAGCCGGCCGACATCGCCGCACTGGAGGACGGCACGCAGGCCTTCGTGCCGTGGGCCATCTGGTTCGACTTCGCCCCGCAGACCCTGCTCAGCAAGACCAAGGGCAAGTGGCGCGCGGCCCCGCTGCCGGCCTGGACCCCGGGCGGCGCCCGCAGCGGCGCGATGGGCGGCAGCAGCTTCGTCATCCCGGCCAAGGCCAAGAACCCCGAGCTGGCCTGGCGCCTGTACGAGTACCTGACCGTCAGCGACGAAGGCATCAAGGCCGTGTACGGCCCCAGCGACACCTATCCGGGTGGGCTCAACACCTCGGTCCCCGCGTTCCTGCCCGCCCTCGACGCCGCGGCGCCGCTGTTCCAGCCGGTTGAGGCGCTCGGTGGTCAGGACCTGTGGAAGGTGGCCGTCGAGGCCAGCAAGACGATCCCGGCCGCCGCGCCCATCCCGGCGTGGTGGGCCAAGTCCGTCGACTATCTCGGCAACAACCTGCAGCGCCTGATCCAGGGCCAGATGTCGCCGGACGACGTGATCGCCGAGTCGACCCAGCAGATCCAGCGGCTGGTGGACCGCGCCTGA
- a CDS encoding carbohydrate ABC transporter permease: MSALLQRRAAPYVFVLPFFLVFAAFGAYPLAYALRLSFTRWTGAGEARWIGLGNYTYLLTNPEFWASLGNSSIMWLLVVPVQLVAGLGAAVLLSNAKLRLRGVFRVAFIAPFVTPLVAMAQVWIVVFDRDYGLVNHALNLAGLPDVGWLTSTAWSKPTLALLFLWKTTGFAIIILLAGLQSVPGHVYEAADLDGASRARQFWSMTVPLMRRSLSFLLVIQTLAVFQMFAEPFVVTQGGPYGSTTTAGLYLYDHITASDLGTGAANSFLLVILVFALSLISVRLLRARDE; this comes from the coding sequence ATGTCCGCGCTCCTGCAAAGGAGGGCAGCGCCGTACGTCTTCGTGCTGCCCTTCTTTCTCGTCTTCGCCGCCTTCGGCGCGTACCCCCTGGCGTATGCGCTGCGGTTGAGCTTCACCCGGTGGACCGGGGCCGGCGAGGCCCGCTGGATCGGCCTCGGCAACTACACGTACCTGCTGACCAACCCCGAGTTCTGGGCCTCGCTGGGCAACAGCTCGATCATGTGGCTGCTCGTGGTGCCGGTCCAGCTCGTCGCCGGTCTGGGCGCCGCGGTGCTGCTGTCCAACGCGAAGCTGCGGCTGCGCGGGGTGTTCCGGGTCGCGTTCATCGCCCCGTTCGTGACCCCGCTGGTCGCCATGGCCCAGGTCTGGATCGTCGTCTTCGACCGCGATTACGGCCTGGTCAACCACGCGCTCAACCTGGCCGGGCTGCCCGACGTGGGCTGGCTGACCAGCACCGCCTGGTCCAAGCCGACGCTGGCGCTGCTGTTCCTGTGGAAGACGACCGGGTTCGCGATCATCATCCTGCTCGCGGGTCTGCAGTCGGTTCCCGGCCACGTGTACGAGGCGGCCGACCTCGACGGCGCCTCCCGCGCGCGGCAGTTCTGGTCGATGACGGTCCCGCTGATGCGCCGCAGTCTGTCGTTCCTGCTGGTCATCCAGACGCTCGCGGTGTTCCAGATGTTCGCCGAGCCGTTCGTGGTGACCCAGGGCGGCCCGTACGGCTCGACGACCACCGCCGGGCTCTACCTCTACGACCACATCACGGCGTCCGACCTCGGCACCGGGGCGGCCAACTCGTTCCTGCTGGTGATCCTGGTGTTCGCGTTGTCCCTGATCTCCGTCCGGCTCCTGCGAGCGCGCGATGAATGA
- a CDS encoding carbohydrate ABC transporter permease: MNDKRPGIPTYALLGVLALLFLYPIWWAISSSIKPAAEIISDPLGFNLGDATLDGYRAMLADVPIGTGFANTALVLAIKGGMTLFFCPLAGYAFAKYKFPGQDVLFGIVLLTLMLPTLVLIIPLLLEMSALGWVNTYKALILPGSIDAFSIFWMRQVIAAVPDELLDAGRVDGASEFGVFRRIVVPVIRPGLAGLAVLTMMNVYNDFVWPVVAVNDEKHQTLQVVLSTLAQNISGNRIGADFATVWSELLAASSIAMIPLLLVFILLQRHFINGILAGSVKG, encoded by the coding sequence ATGAATGACAAAAGACCCGGCATTCCCACGTACGCACTCCTGGGCGTCCTGGCGTTGCTTTTCCTCTACCCCATCTGGTGGGCGATCAGCTCCTCGATCAAGCCGGCCGCGGAAATCATCAGCGACCCGCTCGGCTTCAACCTGGGCGACGCCACACTCGACGGCTATCGGGCCATGTTGGCCGACGTGCCCATCGGAACCGGCTTCGCCAACACGGCTTTGGTGCTCGCCATCAAGGGCGGCATGACGCTGTTCTTCTGCCCCCTGGCCGGTTACGCGTTCGCCAAATACAAGTTTCCCGGCCAGGACGTCCTCTTCGGCATCGTGCTGCTGACCCTGATGCTGCCCACCCTCGTGCTCATCATTCCGCTGCTGCTCGAAATGAGCGCGCTGGGCTGGGTCAACACGTACAAGGCACTGATCCTGCCGGGCAGCATCGACGCGTTCAGCATCTTCTGGATGCGGCAGGTCATCGCGGCCGTCCCCGACGAGCTGCTCGACGCCGGAAGGGTCGACGGGGCCTCGGAATTCGGGGTGTTCCGGCGGATCGTCGTGCCCGTCATCAGGCCCGGACTGGCCGGGCTGGCCGTGCTCACCATGATGAACGTCTACAACGACTTCGTCTGGCCGGTGGTCGCCGTCAACGACGAGAAGCACCAGACCTTGCAGGTGGTGCTGTCGACGCTGGCCCAGAACATCAGCGGCAACCGGATCGGCGCCGACTTCGCCACCGTCTGGAGCGAACTCCTCGCGGCCAGCAGCATCGCGATGATCCCGCTGCTGCTCGTCTTCATTCTCCTGCAACGCCACTTCATCAACGGCATCCTCGCCGGCAGCGTCAAAGGCTGA
- a CDS encoding glycoside hydrolase family 2 protein has product MTEYPRPHFDRSHSWLSLNGAWDFSFGEPVFDKQIQVPYAWETRASGLAQYWQPVGWYRRSLDVPSDWDGQRVVLHFGAAHHLTTVWVNGIEVVRHEGGYTPFEADITDALSATNELVVRVDAPADKREIAHGKQRSVPRTDYDGVCFTPSSGIWQSVWLESRPATHIASLSLRPTENLDGIVVRVQAAGPNTGGATLRVALAGSPAVTSDTSETVLDIAEPRLWSPADPHLYHVEVELETADGIDRVHGYTGLRSVEVRGEEILLNGERLYVKGVLDQGYWPETGITPPGDEAMIRDLELARELGYTLVRKHLKLEDPRFVHLADKLGLLLWCEPASTGTFTAASTAAFEAQIEPMVRRDGNSPAIVIWGLYNEEWGLDWDIPGDEAKQQAVVSAYGKLAALDRSRPIVDNSGWTHVRTDLLDWHYYDESAIGWARTLHALVEGRRDDFPVKLGPDFVVDKALAVPSQPVRGLPNLNSEYGGGFTAVERGWHLRWQTQELRRHDRLSGYVYTELYDIEHESAGLLTFDRQRKDLGGASPADANATTTLVLDVLPVAPSRDILGPTASFGAHLSHHGPDLFTGRLTWAWGPVYSAAPLLPAVDGPAVEAKPYELSPAVTVDATLPGGWPAGRLHVTALTPDGRVAARATVDVDRSTAPHIGDDKLA; this is encoded by the coding sequence ATGACCGAATACCCGCGGCCGCATTTCGACCGCTCGCACAGCTGGCTCAGCCTCAACGGCGCCTGGGACTTCTCCTTCGGCGAACCCGTTTTCGACAAGCAGATCCAGGTCCCGTACGCCTGGGAGACGCGCGCCTCGGGCCTCGCGCAGTACTGGCAGCCGGTCGGCTGGTATCGGCGCTCGCTCGACGTGCCCTCCGACTGGGACGGGCAGCGCGTCGTCCTGCATTTCGGGGCCGCCCACCACCTGACCACAGTGTGGGTCAACGGTATCGAGGTCGTCAGACACGAAGGCGGTTACACGCCGTTCGAGGCCGACATCACCGACGCGCTCTCCGCCACCAACGAACTCGTCGTGCGAGTCGACGCGCCCGCCGACAAACGCGAAATCGCCCACGGCAAACAAAGAAGCGTTCCCCGTACGGACTACGACGGCGTCTGCTTCACTCCCAGCTCAGGAATCTGGCAGTCCGTCTGGCTCGAATCGCGACCCGCCACCCACATCGCGTCGTTGTCGTTGCGCCCGACCGAAAACCTGGACGGCATCGTCGTACGGGTGCAGGCCGCAGGCCCGAACACCGGCGGCGCGACACTCCGAGTCGCCCTCGCCGGCTCCCCCGCTGTCACCTCGGACACCTCCGAAACCGTCCTGGACATCGCCGAGCCGCGACTGTGGAGCCCCGCCGACCCGCACCTCTACCACGTCGAGGTCGAACTCGAGACCGCCGACGGCATCGACCGGGTCCACGGCTACACCGGGCTGCGCAGCGTCGAGGTGCGCGGCGAGGAGATCCTGCTCAACGGCGAGCGTCTCTACGTCAAGGGCGTGCTCGACCAGGGCTACTGGCCCGAGACCGGCATCACCCCGCCCGGCGACGAAGCCATGATCCGCGACCTCGAACTGGCCCGCGAGCTGGGCTACACCCTCGTACGGAAGCACCTGAAACTCGAGGACCCGCGATTCGTGCACCTGGCCGACAAGCTGGGCCTGCTGCTGTGGTGCGAGCCCGCGTCGACCGGCACGTTCACGGCGGCGTCGACGGCCGCGTTCGAGGCGCAGATCGAGCCGATGGTGCGCCGCGACGGCAACTCCCCCGCGATCGTGATCTGGGGGCTCTACAACGAGGAATGGGGCCTCGACTGGGACATCCCCGGTGACGAGGCCAAGCAGCAAGCGGTCGTCTCCGCGTACGGGAAACTGGCCGCACTCGACCGGAGCCGCCCGATCGTCGACAACTCCGGGTGGACCCACGTTCGCACCGACCTGCTCGACTGGCACTACTACGACGAGAGCGCGATCGGCTGGGCCCGCACCCTGCACGCCCTGGTCGAGGGCCGGCGCGACGACTTCCCGGTCAAGCTGGGCCCCGATTTCGTCGTCGACAAAGCGCTCGCCGTGCCGTCGCAGCCCGTGCGGGGCCTGCCCAACCTCAACAGCGAATACGGCGGGGGCTTCACCGCCGTCGAACGCGGCTGGCACCTGCGCTGGCAGACCCAGGAACTACGCCGCCACGACCGGCTGTCGGGCTACGTCTACACCGAGCTCTACGACATCGAACACGAGTCGGCCGGCCTGCTCACCTTCGACCGGCAACGCAAAGACCTGGGCGGCGCTTCCCCCGCCGACGCCAACGCCACCACCACGCTGGTGCTCGACGTGCTGCCCGTAGCCCCCAGCCGCGACATCCTCGGCCCGACGGCGTCCTTCGGAGCGCACCTCTCACACCACGGCCCCGACCTGTTCACCGGGCGGCTGACCTGGGCCTGGGGTCCGGTCTACTCGGCGGCCCCGCTGCTGCCCGCGGTCGACGGCCCGGCGGTCGAGGCCAAGCCGTACGAGCTGAGCCCCGCCGTCACCGTCGACGCCACCCTGCCCGGCGGCTGGCCGGCCGGCCGGCTGCACGTGACCGCCCTGACCCCCGACGGCCGGGTGGCCGCCCGCGCGACGGTCGACGTGGACCGCAGCACGGCCCCGCACATCGGCGACGACAAACTGGCCTGA